A region of the Anas platyrhynchos isolate ZD024472 breed Pekin duck chromosome 31, IASCAAS_PekinDuck_T2T, whole genome shotgun sequence genome:
GAGAAATGAGATCCACAGAAACTGACTACCTGCTGGTTcctttatttagttagttacaAAGAGCTTAGCAGCACCTCTACATGAGGACTTTgggtaaaaagaaaatgtagaagaGGAGTAGAAATATcttaaatttataaaataaaaagataaaaaataatttagcatATTGGAATAATATTGAAAAGAATGAATAATTTTTGCAATATATGAACAAAGATGTTTCTGCCTTGTCCACATATATTTCAGGGAATCAGATGCAGAAGACGGGTTCCTctctgaaatactgaatattgcaATAACATCCTCAGTGCCTCCTTGAGATCtttattcctcatgctgtagataagGAGGTTCACTGATGGAGGCAGaactgagtacagaaatgataccaccaggtccagggatggggaggagatggaggggggcttcaggtaggcaaacatgacaGCGCTGAcaaagagggagaccacagtgaggtgagggaggcacgtggaaaaggctttgtgccggccctgagaagagggcatcctcagcactgccctgaagatctgcatgtaggacagcacaatgaaaacaaaacaaccaaatgttaaagaaacactaaacacaagtgccccaacttccctgaggtaggcatctgagcaggagagcttgaggatgtgggggatctcacagaagaactggtccacagtaTTGccgtggcagaggggcagggaaaatgtagtggctgtgtgcaggacagcattgagaaagccactgctccaggcagctgctgccatctgggcacaagctctgctgcccaggaggctcccgtagtgcaggggcttgcagatggcaacgtagcggtcataggccatgatggtgagaaggaaATACTCCGATGACATCAagaagacaaagagaaagacctgtgcagcacagccttgataggagatggccctggtgtcccagagggcattggccatggctttcgacagagtggtggagatgcagccaaGGTCGAGGAGGgtgaggttgaggaggaagaagtacatgggggtgtggaggcggtggtggcaggctacggcgctgaggatgaggccgttacccaggagggcagccaggtagatgccaaGGAAGAgcgtgaagtgcaggagctgcagctcgcgtgtgtctgcaaatgccagcaggaggaactcgctcacgaAGCTGacgttgggcatttgctgactcTGGACACAGTTGTCTTCTGAAGATGAGATGGCAGAGAAATGTTATAACAGACTTCTCTCAGGAAAAGCCATTGTAAGTCTTAAAACATGCCTTAGCCTGACCCTCTCTTTTTGAAGAGGACCTTCAAccatgtttctttcttgcttgagCAAGGTagagttttcttttgttatctgGTAGTTATCCCTGTTATGGTTAGCATGATGAACATGGTCAGCGATTTCTCTGAGAAGAAAGTTGAGACAGCTGGGAGCACTGAAGCTGCAGTAGAAGTGCATATGGACAGAATATTCACCTTGacacttaccttgtcaagggctgtgcacatttctcctgcaggcagctctcagcatcctcccactccCTTATGCCTCCAagccccctctccttctcccctctccccatgccagctgcagtcagagccccctgccttgctgtgctgtgcagaggagctgctcctgggcacagctggctctctctgcttcatgggactttctgaaatgtgttttctctgtctcacaagcatggcacagctcagcagcacagcaccagcccaaggcactgcaatcacccctctgggggcttggctgatgagcccacgaacctcaggcactcagagacaattgaagacatctctccagaagtccaagtcagaggcaagtttcctgcagtgtccccctgagggccagcactgacacagcttcccttggagctcgttagagcagaaccctggaggcagtgatgacaaggaaacaaaggcaatgtgaaggtgaccCTGATGTGTGGACAAACTGGTTGTGTGTCAGCAAGCACAAGAGCCAGGCCTTGACCTTCATCCCCTGGGAAGGGAGACCCTTAGCAGTCACaccttgctcagggctctttgtggggcagtaggagatggggatgtgcatggccaagtgcaggagaatggtacgacccctgcctgcttcatggGTGGGGGcgaggaggcaatgaggccctggtgctttCACAGTCAGCTGTTTCCTCATAAGCCTCTgtggcagagacaaca
Encoded here:
- the LOC139999999 gene encoding olfactory receptor 14C36-like; translation: MPNVSFVSEFLLLAFADTRELQLLHFTLFLGIYLAALLGNGLILSAVACHHRLHTPMYFFLLNLTLLDLGCISTTLSKAMANALWDTRAISYQGCAAQVFLFVFLMSSEYFLLTIMAYDRYVAICKPLHYGSLLGSRACAQMAAAAWSSGFLNAVLHTATTFSLPLCHGNTVDQFFCEIPHILKLSCSDAYLREVGALVFSVSLTFGCFVFIVLSYMQIFRAVLRMPSSQGRHKAFSTCLPHLTVVSLFVSAVMFAYLKPPSISSPSLDLVVSFLYSVLPPSVNLLIYSMRNKDLKEALRMLLQYSVFQRGTRLLHLIP